The Candidatus Leptovillus gracilis genome segment ACGGGTTTGGTGACAGGTCTGGGAACGGCCGTTTCCCCTTTTTCCGTGGCCGCTGCCCCGCCGATAACCGCCGGTCCCGCATCCCGACTAACCGGCATTGCATTCGCCAATAACTCCAGCGCTTCCTTCAGCGCCCAGGCGTCGGCAAAACGCTCTTTGGGATCATAGGCCAGACAGCGCATGATAATCGCCTCGAACGCCGGCGTCACCGAGGAATTGATCGGACGAATCGGCCGTTCGGCAAACGTGAATGGCGGTTCCAGGCGCGGATCTTGCCCGGTCAGCAAGTGGTGCAGCGTCGCGCCCAACGCATATACATCACCGGCCGGCGTAGCCAGCCCCCGGTACTGCTCCGGCGGTGAATACCCTTCCGTGCCGATCATCGTACCTTTGTTGCCGCCTTCAAATATCTTGGCGATGCCAAAATCAATCAACCGAATGCGATTGTGCTGGTCCAGCATCACATTGGAAGGTTTCATGTCGCGGAAAACGATGGGATTCGGCTTTTGGTGGTGTAAATGCCCCAGAGCGTCGCAGAGTTGAATGGCCCAATCCAGCGCCCGCTCCTGGTCTAACGCCTCGGTTTGTTCGTCCAGCCAATGGTCCAGGTCTTTGCCACGAATGAGATCCAGAACCAGATAGCTGCGGTCTTTTTCGGTGAAGTAATCAGAAACATCGGGGATGGCGGGATGGTCCAGCATCGCCAACATACTGGCTTCTCGCTCAAAAGATTGGATGGTCAGCTCGCGGATTTTGGGGTCCGGGGCTGAGATGACCATTTCTTTGATGGCGCATAATTTGGTCACATTGGGAAAGCGCATATCTCGCGCCTGGTAAACCGAGCTGAAGCCACCCGCGCCCAACACGCCCACAATACGATACCGATCTTGCAGCATATCGCCGGGTTGTAAACCGATTTTGGCGGTGGCTTTCTTTTTTCGACCCTGTTTACCGGGGAGTTGACGAGTTGTTAATCGCCCCATATGTGAACGCCTTCCCTATTTATCTAGAGGAGCTTATTATAAGTTGACCCGGCCTTATTTATCAAGCAAACAGTACAATGGGGTTACGTAAGCCGTAAGCCGTATTCTGAACACTGAACACCGCTTACAATCTATACAACACCGCTTCCCACTCTTCTTTGCCACACTCGTTCGCCGCCGCCCGGCGCTGTATACGCGGTTATTTTTTGCTCCAGGTCTGCCTGGCCGG includes the following:
- a CDS encoding serine/threonine-protein kinase codes for the protein MGRLTTRQLPGKQGRKKKATAKIGLQPGDMLQDRYRIVGVLGAGGFSSVYQARDMRFPNVTKLCAIKEMVISAPDPKIRELTIQSFEREASMLAMLDHPAIPDVSDYFTEKDRSYLVLDLIRGKDLDHWLDEQTEALDQERALDWAIQLCDALGHLHHQKPNPIVFRDMKPSNVMLDQHNRIRLIDFGIAKIFEGGNKGTMIGTEGYSPPEQYRGLATPAGDVYALGATLHHLLTGQDPRLEPPFTFAERPIRPINSSVTPAFEAIIMRCLAYDPKERFADAWALKEALELLANAMPVSRDAGPAVIGGAAATEKGETAVPRPVTKPVTAANIQAQPLWVFKCEDEIRSKAAVTENRVLVSVYDNNLYAINKEDGEFVWKFPTSDGVGASPCVYEDMVFIGSSDSMMYALDLRSGRKIWHFNTNGAIYSSPTARFEHVFFGSDDGNLYALNVKHGRSAWKTNAFSAIRSSPYVDDERVFFGTEGGYIFCLELSSGKTKWQAQARRAVTSSPTFAEEIVFVGSLDTTVYALDAATGWAVWRFRTRRPIISSPVVHNGVVYIGSSDGSLYAVDMNSGRQLWTYDTNGQVNSSPAVWQDAVYFGSTDGHIYSVSCKRGELRWRYDTGKPVISSPVIDAGVVYIGSTNHHLYALPA